Below is a genomic region from Streptomyces ferrugineus.
TGCGGGCCCGCGCCGGTGACCACCGTGCCGACCAGGATCAGCAGCGTCGAGGCCGCGACCAGGAACCACACCAGCTGCTGGACCGCCCTGCCGACCAGCGGGCGCGGCGCCGCGTCGCCCTCCCGGGTGCGCTGCCACATCACCGTGGCGACCGCGATGAGCGCGGAGGTCGCCACGAAGTGGGCCGCGACCGTGTACGGGTTGAGGCCGACCAGGACGACGATGCCGCCGAGCACCGCGTTGCTCATCACGATCCAGAACTGGGCCCAGCCCAGCCGGGTCAGGCCGCGCCGGTACGGCTTCTCGGAGCGTGCCGCGATGATCGCCCAGCCGACGGCGGCGCACAGGACGTACGTCAGCATGCGGTTGCCGAACTCGATGGCGCCGTGGACACCCATCGCGCTGGTGGCGGTCAGCGAGTCGTCGGTGCACTTGGGCCAGGTCGGGCAGCCGAGCCCGGATCCGGTGAGGCGTACCGCGCCGCCGGTGACCACGATGACCACCGACATCACGAGCGCGGAGAGAGCCGCCCGTTGGACCGTCCTCGGGGTCGGGGTCCAGCGTGCGGCGATGAAGGCGAGCGGGTTGCGCACGGCCGCCACGGCGTCGGCGCGGGTCACGTTTGGCACGCGCCCTATCGTAGGCGGCCGCTTGTGCACGCTTTCACGAGGGTCGGCACCAGGCCCTGGGGACCTACTCCCAGCGGAAGAACTTCCCGGCCGCCGCCAGCCCGACGACCGCCCATGCGGCCAGGATGCCCAGGTCACTCCAGGGCATCCCGGCGCCGTGCTGGAGCACGTCCCGCAGCCCGTCCGACAGCGCCGAGATCGGCAGCAGGCCGAGCACGTCCTGGGCGGCGGCGGGGAACTTGTCCAGCGGCACGATCACCCCGCCG
It encodes:
- a CDS encoding COX15/CtaA family protein, whose protein sequence is MPNVTRADAVAAVRNPLAFIAARWTPTPRTVQRAALSALVMSVVIVVTGGAVRLTGSGLGCPTWPKCTDDSLTATSAMGVHGAIEFGNRMLTYVLCAAVGWAIIAARSEKPYRRGLTRLGWAQFWIVMSNAVLGGIVVLVGLNPYTVAAHFVATSALIAVATVMWQRTREGDAAPRPLVGRAVQQLVWFLVAASTLLILVGTVVTGAGPHAGDSSEVERMPLDWENVTKLHAVLAWIVVTLTFALWFVLKAVDAPKGPLNRTRDLFLILLAQGVIGYVQYFTDLPELLVGLHMFGSAVVWIATLRVLLALRERPEVPVPDLPVQSYDATSASIAGPR